The proteins below are encoded in one region of Dioscorea cayenensis subsp. rotundata cultivar TDr96_F1 chromosome 18, TDr96_F1_v2_PseudoChromosome.rev07_lg8_w22 25.fasta, whole genome shotgun sequence:
- the LOC120283000 gene encoding mannose-specific lectin CEA-like, giving the protein MEYSLTLQSDCNLVLKNGSTRVWETMTGGYSAECYVTLDLNGKLAVWHPRFRYPLWSSGIMSQVGYYALVLRYDGTLRIYGPQLWSAGSSSAQLTAGIVGWTWTKTTESVLYSGDVAPIGTTIVNGNNELTLLDDCNLVLNGDGATKWQTGVTDRTMHDCYVNLEANGELRVKHWGGDVLWTNRVASPTYSSLFSCCKPTPCSLSMAL; this is encoded by the coding sequence ATGGAATACTCCCTGACCCTGCAATCTGATTGCAACCTCGTCCTGAAAAATGGCAGCACAAGAGTGTGGGAAACCATGACAGGGGGCTATTCAGCTGAGTGCTACGTCACTCTGGACCTGAACGGCAAACTCGCCGTTTGGCACCCACGTTTTCGCTACCCACTCTGGAGCAGCGGCATTATGTCCCAAGTTGGGTACTATGCCCTCGTCCTCCGCTATGACGGCACCCTTCGTATATATGGTCCCCAGCTTTGGAGTGCTGGGTCCTCTTCGGCACAACTAACAGCAGGGATTGTTGGTTGGACTTGGACGAAGACCACTGAGTCAGTGCTCTACTCCGGTGATGTAGCACCCATCGGAACCACGATCGTTAATGGGAACAATGAACTCACACTGCTGGACGACTGCAACCTGGTGCTCAACGGCGACGGAGCCACAAAATGGCAGACTGGTGTCACTGACCGAACCATGCATGACTGTTACGTTAACTTGGAAGCTAATGGTGAGTTGAGAGTGAAGCATTGGGGTGGTGATGTTCTCTGGACTAACAGAGTGGCTTCACCCACGTATTCGAGTTTGTTCTCGTGCTGCAAACCAACGCCATGCTCACTGTCTATGGCCCTGTAA